The window GGCGGCAAGAGAAAGAAGACCACATGCATGAATCCGTTCCTTTCTGACCTTGAATAACCTTACAGTTTCAGCAACAGGCAGTTCACCTCACTAATAATACATGGAAATGAAACCGGGAGGGGACAGAACACcatgaagtgtaagccaaattaGAAACGGCTTGTCAGTGTTTCCAAAGTGAAACACCATGTGAGGGGTTATGGTGATCCTATCAAACACTGGTCCCTCTTTAGCTCTGGGCCACCTCAACTTCATATTGTATATGACCAGaaacttatttttctaaaatcaaaCAATCTTAAatggaaatctttaatttccatttaaaatgtattgttttatttgttattgcCGCCCTCAGTTTTCTAGTAACTCCAACTGCAACACATTCATTTTAAATAACCCCTAACATGATCATTATTTTGTTAGACATTAGAGCTAGACTGTGTTTTCACCCAATTCCTCCCATAAACCTGTTTCCAGAGAGCAGGAAGGATGTTGAGTTAGCATGGCATATGGGAGAGAATACACACGGAGAGAAAATAATGTTGTTAAGTAAAAGCATTTAACTGCTCAGAGGCCTATGGTAGAACCAAATGtaactggggtggggggggatcgATGAaaagattcctaatgatattctgtatTCATAGATCAGTGATTAATCTAGTCATCATCACAGAGGCTGCCTCTGGCAACTGATgacagcagatgcagagacccaccaGCAAACATTATGTAGACAGAGAACCCAGTAGGATTCCATTGGGCCCCACCCCTTGGAGCTTCTGGAACCCCGGGAGAACAAGGCCAGGATCAACTAAATAAGAcccataggggctcacagactGAAGCGGCAATCATGGAGTCAGCATGGGTCGACTCTAGATTCTGCACATAAATGTAAATGACCTGTTGGGCTGGTGATCTTTTTCTTTGAGGGGTGCTGACAGTGAGAGTGGGGGCTGTTTCTGACTCTTGACTGGTCTTGagatccttttcctcctactgggttgcctcgaCCCCAGCCTTGATGTGGATTTTAGGATTTGAGCCTCATCTTACTGTACCTTCTTGTGCAGTGTTTGATGTTCCTAGGAGAACTTTTGGGGTGGGGGCAATTTGGGGAGGAGAGGATGTTGGGGGTCTGGGaacagtggagggaggggaaactggtcaggatgtattgaataagagaagaataaaatttttttattttaagtatttatccaTTACTTTAGCTTTTAGTACTAAATAGctaacttaaatttttatttacgtCAATCAAATGTGAAATACCTGCGACTTTCACCAATGAAAACTGGGTTTTAAAGTAACTTTCTCCGAAAGCCAGCAAACCAGCAACGCCTCAGGCAAGAGGGGCGCAACCCAGCGAGGCCCCACCCCTCAGACGCAGGTCTCCTCAGATACTCACTTTCCCAGAATGCTCCGCCCGGAACGGCCTATCGGCTGACGCAGCCCAAGAGAAACCCGCCAGAGGGCGCCGAGGTCCCCGGCTCGCCACCGAGCCGACCCTGAGGCCCGCCCAGCTCGCCGCCCTAGAATCGTCAGCACGCCTGCTCCTCCCTCGCGCAGACTGCCAGCTAGGCAGATTCAGATGCGCATGCGCAAACACGCCCGCCACGCGTTGAGCTACTGCGCAGGCGTCCTCTGAAAGTTGACTCCGCCCCCTTCGCCGCCGTAGTTTCCCcttccgccccctccccccagaggtGGGCCTAAGGTGGCAGCATGAGGCTATCACTCGCAACCGCTATCTCCCACGGCCGCGTCTACCGCCGCTTGGGCCTCGGCCCCGAGTCTCGCATCCACCTGCTGCGGAACTTGCTCACGGGCCTGGTGCGCCACGAACGCATCGAGGCGTCATGGGCACGCGTGGACGAGATGAGGGGCTACGCGGAAAAGGTGAGAGCCGGGTCCAGCCCCAGAGGACCGCGCTGACTGTGTGTGGGGAGTAGGGCCAGGCTGGCAACCGTCTCCACGGAAGTGAATGCCCTGACACTCAACTGAGCACCTTACTGTCGCGCTGCCGATGAAGGCTGCTTAGGGTTGCGGAGTTAGGAGCGTCCTGAATTAGCTTAGCTAGTGGGATGGTTGGACTGAGGTGGGTGACTTGGGTCTTGGACGTGTTGTATCGGTGATGTTTTGTTCTCAACAGCTCATCGACTATGCGAAGCTAGGAGACACCAACGAGCGAGCCATGCGCATGGCTGACTTCTGGCTCACTGTGAGTGCTCCCTGCCTGCTGCTGGGGAAGGAATCCCTAGAGGACCGGGTGCCGGGCAGATTTAAACCAAGCTGTTCGCTTATGTACCAGTGTCATGAGCTACCTTAGACGAATGTCTCCCTTATTTCAACTGGAAAACAATGTGCATCCGCACAACTACCTGTAAATGGTTCTGTGTAATTTGGTAGATGATTGGGTGGTGGGAAAAGCCTATGAAAATCGTTTGAACCCTACCTCTGGGAATAATTGAAAGTTAGATTGCCTCTGCAGTTGTGACTCTTTCCTTTTGATTGATTCTCCCTATCTAGGAGAAGGACTTGATCCCAAAGCTGTTTAAAGTACTAGCGCCTCGGTTCCAAGGTCAGAATGGGAGCTACACCAGAATGCTGCAGATCCCAAATCGGAAGGAGCAAGATCGGGCCAAGATGGCAGTGATTGAATATAAAGGGAActgcctcccacccctgcctGTGCGTCAGAGAGACAGCAACCTTACTCTTCTAAACCAGCTGCTACTGGGACTGCAGCAGGACCTGCGCCATAACCGGGAAGCAAGCCTCCACAGCTCCCACACAGTTGAAACACCAAAGACTTAACCGGGGTTGGAGAGTGCGCGGCTCTCATAAGTGTGTTCACAGACCGTGGAGCTCTTGTGATGTGTGAGAACTGGAAGTAGCTTTGTCAAGTGGGACGGCGGTATGGGGCCCAGACCTTGCTGGTTCATCATCCTCTTTGCACAGTAGATAAATTTTTGATGTGAAAATAtgaaattgattttcttttcttgtcctaGGATTTCTGGAAAGTGAGAGGCATCCAGATGCTCAGCCACCTAAGATAGTAAATTCACAGCTTGTGTTTCTGAATCTTGGGTCCAgttttgctttgccttttggtGGGGAAGGGGAGTCTTGATGTCCAGGCTGCATCCAGCATACAGCAGTCCTGtccttgcctccccagtgctgggccttcgagtgccaccaccacacaggaCCAGTTGcttatctttttattcttctgagacagggtttgctctgtgtgaccctggctatcctgaaactcattctgtagatcagattggcctgcctctgtgttgtaattgctgggattaaaggcatgtgccaccagtgcctgaCTTGGTTTGCTTATCTTAACACTTATTTCAATGGACCCTGTATCTCTTGATTCCAAACTAGCTCCTGTGATGACTATGGTTGATACCCAGTTTAGAGACCCACCCCTTGggatttctcttttttgtttggggtatgagtgctctatctgcatgcgTGCTtccattccagaagagggcatcagatatcaGACCCCATTAGAGTTGGTTGTGAGCAAACaggtggtttctgggaattgacctcaggacctctggaagagcaaccaatgcccttaaccactaaaccatctctccagcctagcgccttttgtttggtttttatgctCTAAGTTACGGTGTATTTTGGTCttattcaccacacacacacaccatcgtTCTGTCTTGTTCCTCTTCACCTAGTCCCCCTTccactttcatgtgtgtgtgtgttccagtgaGTTTCATTAGGCCTGCTTACAGGAGCGTGGGTATCTTACCAATGGCTATTCTGCTGAAGGAAAGTTCCCTCCCTTAGTAGCCTATAGATCTACGGGAAGGGGGAAGCCGCCTGAGCCTCTTCCCCCTCATTGACAGTATTTTGACAGCCTACTATGAGAGATTGCTTCCTGATAAGTAGCAGTGAGACCTCTGTAAGGGAAGCTTTAAATAATCTGGTACCCCTAAAACGGAAGGGGGATACCGCAAGCATTGTTTTTTGTCGAGGTCACACGTTCCATTGATGTGTTTCCCTCAACCTCTGAATGGGTCTTGAATGTGGACTGAAATAGATGCACCGCCACCCTGCACATAGATAGGGGTGTAGGCAGCGGACAGGATGTTGACCTTCAGAGGATACGTTCCTTCCTCTTGGTGGAGGGTGTGAAGAGGAAGGTGATGGAGAGTGAAGCATTAGAAAGTTAAGCCTGCTGGGGATTTCCTGGAAGCTTTTGTTGTCGGAAGTGAACCTCTGTGGGAACCCAGAAAGAGGAAATCCGGTTTCAGAATAGCTGGGTCATGGGAGAAACAAAGAGCTTGTTTATATCCACTGAGTATTATGCATATAATCCATCCTGGCTGCCATTCTGTAGATGCAGAGACTTGACTGGGGAGTCTCGGGAAGATCCTGAAGGTCTCCTGACCTGAGCACTTGGTCAGCGCCTGAGGTAGAAAGAAGGTGGCAAGTCACTGCTGATGCAGAAGGATGCAGCTCAGCGAGGAACTGTTCTGGCGCTGTTTCCCTTGCAGCTGCCAAGACTTATTCACCTGGTCCCAGCAGAGTTCTCCCTCTTCTGCTTACACCTTTTATGCGCATCCACCCCAG of the Chionomys nivalis chromosome 8, mChiNiv1.1, whole genome shotgun sequence genome contains:
- the Mrpl17 gene encoding 39S ribosomal protein L17, mitochondrial, which translates into the protein MRLSLATAISHGRVYRRLGLGPESRIHLLRNLLTGLVRHERIEASWARVDEMRGYAEKLIDYAKLGDTNERAMRMADFWLTEKDLIPKLFKVLAPRFQGQNGSYTRMLQIPNRKEQDRAKMAVIEYKGNCLPPLPVRQRDSNLTLLNQLLLGLQQDLRHNREASLHSSHTVETPKT